The Caenorhabditis elegans chromosome I genome includes the window GACGAATCACCATGGTGGTAGACATTGGCGTGATCTGCGATCGGAGCATGATCAAGATCAGTCTCACGAGAAATCTCATCCAATGGTCCATCGTACAAGGTTGTAGCGATTTGGTATGGATCTGGCTTTTCAACAACATCCTCATCTCCTTCATGTCGGAATCGAGCAATCAAGCGATAACGTTTCTTCTCTGGCTCGGCTGGAGTTTCAATGGCCTCGATCACAGTCTGCTTGGGTGAGTAAGCAGGATGTTCTCCGTGTTCAAACGAAGTTCCTTCAAAATCATGAGTACGATCCGTGGTGTCGAGTTCTCCAGTGTAGGCTTCAGACGTTTCGGGATATCCAGTGGTTTTGGTAGTCTTGGTGGTTTTGCTGAAGAATCCGAAAGTTGGAAGTTTCGACTTCGAGTCTCCCTTCTTCTCTTTTGTCTCCTTGACAACCGGTACATCAACAATCTCAGCTTCAGGCTCAGTTCGAACACGAGCAATCAGACgaatttccttcttttctggTTCAGCTGGAACATCCACCTTCTCTTTCTTTGGAGATTTCACcttcttctgcttcttttCAGGAGTAGCAACTGGGGAGGCATGCTTTTCGATTCTTGACGAATCACCATGGTGGTAGACATTGGAGTGCGCGGCAATAGTGACGTGCTGTAAATCGCGTTCTAATGATGTTGTTTCGAGCGGTCCGTCGTAGGAAGTAGATGGGAAACCGTAGGCTGCCGGAATATCTGTTTTGCTTTCACCATTGGAGTTTTCTGACGGTTGATATGCTTCGACATTCTTTGGCGAGTATGCGGGATGAGTTCCGTGCTGAAAAGGGTGTTGCTCGAGATCGCTAGTACGACCCGTAGTATCCAGGTCTCCAGTGAAAACGTTAGATTTTTCTGGGTATTCAGTACCTGCCGGTAATTTTGTGGGCCGGTTAAAGAATCCAAACACGGAGCTTCCCTCTTTCTTATGTTTCTTATGAGCAACTTCTTCGGTTTTACTCTCGATTCGGGCAATTAGTCGAACTTCTTTCTTTTTAGAAAGGTTAGCATCGTCTGCTCCCAGAGAGGAAATCTTAGATCTATCTTGTGACAAAGTGCTCTGTCTTTGGATACTCCACGATTTCCCGTGATGATAGACAGCAGCATGGGAACTAATAGGAATTTGATCGAGTTCTTTCTGACGATAAGTTTCTTCCAACATCCCGCTATGAGAATCAGTGACAAAGGAATACTTCTCTGGTTTCTCAACAACGTCTTCATCTCCTTCGTGGCGGATACGAGCAATCAGACGATATTTTTTCGGAACTTCTGGGCTTTCGACAGCCATTAGACGTTTCTTGTTTCCGCTGTCAGATTTTGATTCCACAGATGTGATGATCGTTTTGTCTTGCTTTGAAGAATACTGTTGCGATTTGTTGGAGTGTGAAAAAGTTGAAGGTTCAAGATCATCATCACGATGGGTAGCGTCAAGTTCTCCGGTAAACTGAGAAGTCGATTCAGGGTAACCAGATAATGTTTGAGAAGTTTTCTTAGTGAAAAATCCACCAAATCGGCTCCTTTTTTCTTGGCCTTCGAAAGACGCGTGATCTGTTTTATTGGAAGATGGAGGAATTTTCTGGTTGttctttttgccttttccttttttctcaacGATTCTTGTGGTTACCACTGTTGTTGGCGTGGCAGCTTCATTAGTAGACCTTGTCATTTCTTCAGTAGTATCAGTAAGATTTCCACTGCGATCAACACTAGCCGACAGACGAACTCTTCTATCAGCATCAGGAGATTCTCGACGAACTTTTGTTGACACAACTTGTTCCCGCTGAGAAATCGTTGCATTCAAATTCGATGAAGACTGACCATCTCGTCCATCTCTATTTGTTACAGCTAGTGGATGAACATGCGTAATTAAACGATATTGGGGAGTATCAGGTTTGTGAATCGAATCCCCATGATGATACCGGCGTGTATACTGCTGAATATTGGCTGGCTGAACTTCTCTGCTTAACTCAGTTCGATGAATTGGGTCACTAGCCAAAGAAGCTGAGAAGTAGTAATCCTTTGGATCTATTTGTTCCTTGATGTCCTCCTTTCCTGGATGACTCAATCGCTTTGCAAGATTCCGCCGACTAGCTCCAGAATGTCTAACATCGACATAGAATCTAATCGGTTGTTGATCCATTTCTCCATCAGGCTGCAAGTTGTCAACATGACTAACTCCATTTCGAGGGGTATAGTTTCCGAAACCGTAAGGCAGTTCTGGACGTTGTTGGCGTCGAGGACTCAGTCGATCATAGTGGCCTTCGTGATAAACATGCACAATTCTTTCAATCGGAATCTGCGGGAGCTCACTGTACGGATAAGTATTTGGAATCGGCTCATTTGGGTCTACAGGTTCATGGAAAGAAACTAGACGAACACTATCCCTAGACGCTTGAGAACTTCTTGCGTCCGACGCCCGACCAAACAGATTTCTGCGGGCACCCGAGTTCGATGGTCCAGTAGCTGAAGTTGAAGCTGTTTGCCTCATCTGAACATGATACTCGCCATGATGTTGTCCTTCAAAATAAACAGGACTAGTTGGACTCGTATATTCGGATGGAGGATAATAGGCGGATGACGGAGTTCTCAACGACGATCTTTCAGACATATAGTAGGCTGCCGACGAGTAGTTAGAGGAATCATCGCCGCGTGGTGAATACGACAACTCGTGAGGACTTTGCTGGTGATGACCAGAAGTGGAAACAACAAGAAGAGTCGAAGGCCTAGAATACTTGGCAAATGTGGCAGTTGATACCGCGTCATCGTCTTGTCTCGATGATGTGTAGGACTTCGGTGTCAAAGCGCGTCGGtatctctgaaaatatagGAAGGTCAGAGATCGATACACACAAATAGCCACTACCAGACGCAAACTAAACCGAGGTTTTGTGGTGCACaactaaactacaaactacaaaaaagcTAGACGATCAAGACAGGAAGAACCTGGATGTCCGAATAGCCTCAAAACAGAAGAGAGCAAATATACACACACGATGACGATGATGTTGACTTCTCCGATACTATGTTACTACAACGAGGTCTCCAGAAGACCTTATGACGATGACGATGGCGATTAGCAGGAAACTCTCTAACGGGAGTGCGGAGAGAGAGAGGGGTTAGAGATAGAGAaagaaacaattgaattttggagAGAAAACACCATCGGGCACATAATTGAACGAGGGGAGCTATCTTAACCCCCTCTCCACGCCGTTACAATCATAATGAACTGTGGTAGTGTCATTTAGCTGGAAACTGTATAGGTATGCATatatttaaaactgaaaactctcgaattttcagaattacaaCAAAATGAGAGAAAAGTTCACGCAGAAATAGAAGAGGGGACATTGctatatattgaaaattgtacaGTTCTTTAGAAGAATAAGGGGAAGAActatgaagaaaaaagttgacgTTTTAGcggaaaagtttgaaaatttttgagtagaaAGAAGAAACATGTGAATTTTGTGTTTGTGCTTGAGGGGTTTTCGGTggtttttctccaaaatttgaaaagcagTTATTGTGATGTGAGCGatagaaaacacaaaaaagcgCTCTAAAAAGCGTTTCATGCAAAATAATATTAGAACAAAAACATAGAAAAGCACACTGGAAACCAATTAAACTAACCTCAAATTGGCGCTGCTCCAATTCCGAATCCGTGAGATTGAGTGTTTGAAGTTTCTGATTCTCGGCTGCTGTAAATTCATTAATAATGTATTTCAACTATTGtaatcaaaaactcacttgctATTGGTTGAGACATTGCAGATGGCGCTCTGTCCACTGTCGATGGTTTATCAAACATCTGCGAGGCAATCTTTGTCTGGAATTGAGTGCGTCCTTGATAGCGGAACCGCTGGGAGCCAAAGTTGAAGAATGATTTATGTGTCTTGTCTTCAGGTTGGATCAGTctgaaattaaagattttatttaattttaagaaataattttttcagacccgtcgaaattaaatttaaacgACAGAGATAATTATTTAATcgtaattttggaaaagcaTGTTCGACaattcaacaaaacaaaaatcaatttcagttaaacagttgaaaaaaaattgatccaTCGAGCaggaattcgaaaattagaacaaaaattatttttcgactCCTGCAAgatgaaaaatccgaaatttttagataattttagGCAATCTTCacgtattttttaaacttctcttttagaaattcagtttttgagataagttattctcaaaaattacctAAAGAAAGTGTGATGTTCGACTGCACACTTCCAAGTCCTCTTTGCGGCGACATGGTTTGGCAACTTGAAGTACAATGTCTTCTCATTCTTCTCGACAGTCCCTGCCTTGAGCTTTATCGAGAAGTAAGTACGACGATATCCGATTTTGATAATATTCTGCCAGCTGAAGGAATGCGTCTTTTGCTCGTCTTGGTAAATGTTTATTCCGGCGGCACCGATTCCAACGTCCACAGGCTTCTTGTCCTTATCCTGAAAGATAttttataattataaaaacaaaGCTAATTTGGGCATTTTCGAATAGTTTTTACTCCTTTACAGGTGGAACAGagtcaaaacattttgtgcTTTAAGTGACAGAAAACCCTAATGACCGAATAtgacaaattttcattcaaatttaataataattcgATTCAAACATCCAATGCGTTGACTGGCTAAATTTACCAGTTTTcctgattttctttttatttttaagttaaaacaccgtttttcaatttgccaAACACTTTTcagtgaataaaatttgatcacCCTCAagaaattggcggaaatttcaaaattagcttaaaaatcaCCAAGCTGATAAATTGAAAGAGAATACTTaacaaattaattattttagaCAAAAGTAAATActactatttttttcataaaccactaaaaatatttcttcaaaattaaggACTTGAAGAATGAGCactaaaagaagaaaatgataGAAGTTTAGATgttaatttaagaaaaaatattttcctagtGGAGTACTCGAGCAGGAAcctttttttgtcgaaaaacaTACGGAGATTGCCTTGAAAAGGTGGATTCCGTAGAGAGCCAGGTGCTTGCAGTgatccaaaaattgattttcagcttcaGAAGGCGTCTGTCCGCGCATCTCTCTGTGCAAATCGACAATCTTCTTGTATGTTTCCGGATTCGCTTGTGCTGATGGCACCAGCTTGGACGCCACAATGAACTGCTCGTAGGCATCCGTCATCTCTGCTGGAGCATCACCGAACTCGATTTGAGCGACAAACGATCCGAGAAGAGAATGTGTGTCGGCAGTAGCTGGAAGACGTCCGGTGAGGAGATCACGTCTGAGTTGAAGGAAGACGTAGTAGCGAGCGTGATCGTCGACGATCGTTGTAGGTGTGGTCGGGTAGAATTTGACCTCGAACGAGAATTCCCAAGGAAGACctgcaaaatttgacagttggttgaaaaattgatttaaaaaagaaaatgaaataggTGGCCGCGGGAAACCTCTTACACGGCCATGTGTTGATTTACGcagtttttggttgaaaattgttcgagatttcgatgtttttcagactaatttttttttttgaaacaaaaattccaactttcaatattttccgCTTTCGCTCtataaaaaatcagtaaacttttaaaaaagactcgatttcaaaattaaaattatcagatttttcgattttctttgaaatacACAGAAGATTTGAGAAAACTTTgcgaaaaatgtagaaaaactatttttcttcgaggaatacacgagctgcgtaaatcgacacgtgGCCGCGGGTTAgagttttttattatatttttaaggaTAATATTCCTAGATTCTTGTAATTCATCAgggaatttacaaaaaaaaaggaaaattaatACAACTTTGGACATGAAATCGATTCAATTTCTTTTCCGAAtaagagaaatatttttatttacttgaaacagctttccaaaaatttcaaggcagttttttttttttgaaaaagcggGGGAAATTAGctttttgtgaagaaaatccacatttttaaccaaaattttcttttttttctcatttttaccTTTAATCTGTTTCGCAATATTCTTATCATTATATAGCCAATGTCGTGTTCCCTCATCTTTGTCGTAGAAGCACAGCGAGAAGTATTCGCGTTCCTCAATCGATAGATCTCGTGTCACTTGTCGGAAAAGTGCTTCTCCTTCCgagtttttctgtaaaaatttagaatttagcAGTTTTTCCGgtgaaattcttcaaaaacttacattaaCCTCAAACTCCTTTTGAACTCCGTCGGGAAGAAGAACTTTTGCCAACTGCATTTTCGAATCTCGTGGCTGCTGGCTAGTCGTTGGGTGTTTCTGGTCTCCGGGATCTCTATCGGTACCCATTTGCTCTGAAATGTGGaggaaattaataaaaattagaaaaaaaactgcaactttcattgaaaatagaagttttaaaagtttatagaGCAAAAGAAagtgttaaaatttgaattgcccGGCCGACAGGGAGGAGGGGGGGGAGtaatgcaaacgcgctctattcGAAATGCCACATTTTGTTCTgtttttctgcgaaaaaaaaagacagaagGGATGAATTG containing:
- the frm-1 gene encoding Moesin/ezrin/radixin homolog 1 (Confirmed by transcript evidence), which produces MGTDRDPGDQKHPTTSQQPRDSKMQLAKVLLPDGVQKEFEVNKNSEGEALFRQVTRDLSIEEREYFSLCFYDKDEGTRHWLYNDKNIAKQIKGLPWEFSFEVKFYPTTPTTIVDDHARYYVFLQLRRDLLTGRLPATADTHSLLGSFVAQIEFGDAPAEMTDAYEQFIVASKLVPSAQANPETYKKIVDLHREMRGQTPSEAENQFLDHCKHLALYGIHLFKAISDKDKKPVDVGIGAAGINIYQDEQKTHSFSWQNIIKIGYRRTYFSIKLKAGTVEKNEKTLYFKLPNHVAAKRTWKCAVEHHTFFRLIQPEDKTHKSFFNFGSQRFRYQGRTQFQTKIASQMFDKPSTVDRAPSAMSQPIATAENQKLQTLNLTDSELEQRQFERDKSNKKDKKKRKKGENETSGETSDSEHDEKREFAIVEFEPESGQPYTTVSTWQETSDLPEQVEVYTDENGRQITRTVKSSQVKHTVQTQSFQNYIVDGDQVPVGVVDVERSREQLTPLGQKASSSTSSDVQNGGGENGGIVETQTRTMTYEAQGGENSAPPGWAEEGLGEYVSSKSVTQGNRTIETITYKTEKDGIVETHVEHRVTIHSDGDIDHDAELSQAILEATQMNPDMVVEKIEVRQETTQ